The Macaca nemestrina isolate mMacNem1 chromosome 6, mMacNem.hap1, whole genome shotgun sequence genome window below encodes:
- the LOC105492315 gene encoding F-box/LRR-repeat protein 7 isoform X2 translates to MRTLSTPSPALICPPNLPGFQNGRGSSTSSSSITGETVAMVHSPPPTRLTHPLIRLASRPQKEQASIDRLPDHSMVQIFSFLPTNQLCRCARVCRRWYNLAWDPRLWRTIRLTGETINVDRALKVLTRRLCQDTPNVCLMLETVTVSGCRRLTDRGLYTIAQCCPELRRLEVSGCYNISNEAVFDVVSLCPNLEHLDVSGCSKVTCISLTREASIKLSPLHGKQISIRYLDMTDCFVLEDEGLHTIAAHCTQLTHLYLRRCVRLTDEGLRYLVIYCASIKELSVSDCRFVSDFGLREIAKLESRLRYLSIAHCGRVTDVGIRYVAKYCSKLRYLNARGCEGITDHGVEYLAKNCTKLKSLDIGKCPLVSDTGLECLALNCFNLKRLSLKSCESITGQGLQIVAANCFDLQTLNVQDCEVSVEALRFVKRHCKRCVIEHTNPAFF, encoded by the exons ATGCGCACACTGAGcacgcccagcccagccctgatATGTCCACCGAATCTGCCAGGATTTCAGAATGGAAGGGGCTCGTCCACCTCCTCGTCCTCCATCACTGGGGAGACGGTGGCCATGGTCCACTCCCCGCCCCCGACCCGCCTCACACACCCGCTCATCCGGCTCGCCTCCAGACCCCAGAAGGAGCAGGCCAGCATAGACCGGCTCCCGGACCACTCCATGGTGCAgatcttctccttcctgcccacCAACCAGCTGTGCCGCTGCGCGCGCGTGTGCCGCCGCTGGTACAACCTCGCCTGGGACCCGCGGCTCTGGAGGACTATCCGCCTGACGGGCGAGACCATCAACGTGGACCGCGCCCTCAAGGTGCTGACCCGCAGACTCTGCCAGGACACCCCCAACGTGTGTCTCATGCTGGAAACCGTTACTGTCAGTGGCTGCAGGCGGCTCACAGACCGAGGGCTGTACACCATCGCCCAGTGCTGCCCCGAACTGAGGCGACTGGAAGTCTCAGGCTGTTACAATATCTCCAACGAGGCCGTCTTTGACGTGGTGTCCCTCTGCCCCAATCTGGAGCACCTGGATGTGTCAG GGTGCTCCAAAGTGACCTGCATCAGCTTGACCCGGGAGGCCTCCATTAAACTGTCCCCCTTACATGGCAAACAGATATCCATCCGCTACCTGGACATGACGGACTGCTTCGTGCTGGAGGACGAAGGCCTGCACACCATCGCGGCACACTGCACGCAGCTCACCCACCTCTACCTGCGCCGCTGCGTCCGCCTGACCGACGAGGGACTGCGCTACCTGGTGATCTACTGCGCCTCTATCAAGGAGCTGAGCGTCAGCGACTGCCGCTTCGTCAGCGACTTCGGCCTGCGGGAGATCGCCAAACTGGAGTCCCGCCTGCGGTACCTGAGCATCGCGCACTGCGGCCGGGTCACAGACGTGGGCATCCGCTACGTGGCCAAGTACTGCAGCAAGCTGCGCTACCTCAACGCGAGGGGCTGCGAGGGCATCACGGACCACGGCGTGGAGTACCTCGCCAAGAACTGCACCAAACTCAAGTCCCTGGATATCGGCAAATGCCCTTTGGTATCCGACACGGGCCTGGAGTGCCTGGCCCTGAACTGCTTCAACCTCAAGCGGCTCAGCCTCAAGTCCTGCGAGAGCATCACCGGCCAGGGCTTGCAGATCGTGGCCGCCAACTGCTTTGACCTCCAGACGCTGAATGTCCAGGACTGCGAGGTCTCCGTGGAGGCCTTGCGCTTTGTCAAACGCCACTGCAAGCGCTGTGTCATCGAGCACACCAACCCGGCTTTCTTCTGA
- the LOC105492315 gene encoding F-box/LRR-repeat protein 7 isoform X1: protein MGANNGKQYGSEGKGSSSISSDVSSSTDHTPTKAQKNVATSEDSDLSMRTLSTPSPALICPPNLPGFQNGRGSSTSSSSITGETVAMVHSPPPTRLTHPLIRLASRPQKEQASIDRLPDHSMVQIFSFLPTNQLCRCARVCRRWYNLAWDPRLWRTIRLTGETINVDRALKVLTRRLCQDTPNVCLMLETVTVSGCRRLTDRGLYTIAQCCPELRRLEVSGCYNISNEAVFDVVSLCPNLEHLDVSGCSKVTCISLTREASIKLSPLHGKQISIRYLDMTDCFVLEDEGLHTIAAHCTQLTHLYLRRCVRLTDEGLRYLVIYCASIKELSVSDCRFVSDFGLREIAKLESRLRYLSIAHCGRVTDVGIRYVAKYCSKLRYLNARGCEGITDHGVEYLAKNCTKLKSLDIGKCPLVSDTGLECLALNCFNLKRLSLKSCESITGQGLQIVAANCFDLQTLNVQDCEVSVEALRFVKRHCKRCVIEHTNPAFF, encoded by the exons ACTCCGACCTGAGCATGCGCACACTGAGcacgcccagcccagccctgatATGTCCACCGAATCTGCCAGGATTTCAGAATGGAAGGGGCTCGTCCACCTCCTCGTCCTCCATCACTGGGGAGACGGTGGCCATGGTCCACTCCCCGCCCCCGACCCGCCTCACACACCCGCTCATCCGGCTCGCCTCCAGACCCCAGAAGGAGCAGGCCAGCATAGACCGGCTCCCGGACCACTCCATGGTGCAgatcttctccttcctgcccacCAACCAGCTGTGCCGCTGCGCGCGCGTGTGCCGCCGCTGGTACAACCTCGCCTGGGACCCGCGGCTCTGGAGGACTATCCGCCTGACGGGCGAGACCATCAACGTGGACCGCGCCCTCAAGGTGCTGACCCGCAGACTCTGCCAGGACACCCCCAACGTGTGTCTCATGCTGGAAACCGTTACTGTCAGTGGCTGCAGGCGGCTCACAGACCGAGGGCTGTACACCATCGCCCAGTGCTGCCCCGAACTGAGGCGACTGGAAGTCTCAGGCTGTTACAATATCTCCAACGAGGCCGTCTTTGACGTGGTGTCCCTCTGCCCCAATCTGGAGCACCTGGATGTGTCAG GGTGCTCCAAAGTGACCTGCATCAGCTTGACCCGGGAGGCCTCCATTAAACTGTCCCCCTTACATGGCAAACAGATATCCATCCGCTACCTGGACATGACGGACTGCTTCGTGCTGGAGGACGAAGGCCTGCACACCATCGCGGCACACTGCACGCAGCTCACCCACCTCTACCTGCGCCGCTGCGTCCGCCTGACCGACGAGGGACTGCGCTACCTGGTGATCTACTGCGCCTCTATCAAGGAGCTGAGCGTCAGCGACTGCCGCTTCGTCAGCGACTTCGGCCTGCGGGAGATCGCCAAACTGGAGTCCCGCCTGCGGTACCTGAGCATCGCGCACTGCGGCCGGGTCACAGACGTGGGCATCCGCTACGTGGCCAAGTACTGCAGCAAGCTGCGCTACCTCAACGCGAGGGGCTGCGAGGGCATCACGGACCACGGCGTGGAGTACCTCGCCAAGAACTGCACCAAACTCAAGTCCCTGGATATCGGCAAATGCCCTTTGGTATCCGACACGGGCCTGGAGTGCCTGGCCCTGAACTGCTTCAACCTCAAGCGGCTCAGCCTCAAGTCCTGCGAGAGCATCACCGGCCAGGGCTTGCAGATCGTGGCCGCCAACTGCTTTGACCTCCAGACGCTGAATGTCCAGGACTGCGAGGTCTCCGTGGAGGCCTTGCGCTTTGTCAAACGCCACTGCAAGCGCTGTGTCATCGAGCACACCAACCCGGCTTTCTTCTGA